Below is a window of Microbacterium saperdae DNA.
GAGTCCTGGATGTCGTCCTTCGCATTCACGTCGGCTCCGGCCTCGATCAGGGCCCGCGCCGCCTCGACATGGTCGGCCTTGGTCGCGATGACGAGCGCCGTCATCCCGCCCGCTCCGCGTGATTCGATGTCCGCGCCGTCGCGGAGGGCCGCGCCCACGGCGGCGGCGTCACCGGCGGCGGCCGCATCGAGAAGCTGGCGGCTGGGTGTCGACACGGTGGTCTCCTCGGGCGATGACGGGGGCGGTTCGGCGGGGGCGGCGCAGGCGGACATCGCGAGAAGCACCGCCGCCGCGAGGGCGAGCGTAGCCGGTATCCGTCTCCATGTCACCACTCTGGTATACCAAATGAAGCTGGAGTGTGGATGGGTTGCGCACCCGCCCCGCCCCCCGCCGGTGCGGGTCAGGCGCGCGTGGTGGCGAGGGCGGCGGCGAAGCGAGCCGCGCGCTGCTCGATGTCGGCCCAGTCGGAGGCCTTGATCGAGGCGCCGTTCGCCAGGTCTCCGCCCGCGCCCACGGCGACGGCACCGGCCGCGAACCAGGCGGCGAGATTGTCGGGGCTCACGCCGCCGGTCGGCATGAGGGGTGCATCGGGGAACGGCCCGCGCAGCGCGCCGAGGTAGGAGGGGCCGCCGAGGGAGGCGGGGAAGATCTTCACGACGTCGACGCCGAGTTCGAGTGCGCCCATGACCTCGGTCGGGGTCATGGCTCCGGTCATCACGATGCGACCGGTGTCGATCATGGAACGCGTCAGCGCGGGAAGGGTGCCGGGGCTCACCAGGAACTCGGCTCCGGCGTCGGCGGCGAGGGCGGCCTGCTCCGGCGTGGTCACGGTGCCGGCGCCGATGTATGCCGCGTCGCCGTGTCGCGCGATGAGCTCACGGATCACGGCCGGGGCGTCGGGGGTCGAGAAGGTGACCTCGATGCCGGTGACCCCGCCGCGGATGATCGCCTCTGATGCCTCGAGCGCGAGCTCGGCGGAGGGGGCGCGGAGCACCGCGAGGATGCCGGTGGTGCGGGCGCGGTCGAGACGATCAGACATGGAGCTCCTCAGGGTCGGATGGTTCCCATTCTCCCCTGCACCAGGTTGTAATTACAAGTTGGTGCAGGGAGTCATCAGGGGAGCGCCCAGAGCGGAGCGTGCAGAGTGCACCGTTTCACGCATCGGAAACGACACTTCGCACGTAGTGCTCCGTTCACGTGCTGTCTATGGTCGCAGAAAGCAGGCTTCGCAACTCTCTCCCGAGGAGGCACCATGGCTACTTCTTCCGTCGACGACTACTCGCTCTCCCGCGTCCCGGCATCCGCACGCGTCTCGTGGTTCGCGATCGCGACCCAGCGTCTCGGTCAGCTCTCGGCGCTCAGCTCCTTCGTCGTCGCCGCGACGCTCGGCTTCTCGATGCCGTTCTGGGACGCGATGCTCGCGATCACGATCGGCGCGGTGATCCTCGAGGTGGTGTGCATCTTCACCGGCGTGATCGGGCAGCGCGAGGGGCTGAACACCTCGCTCCTGTCCCGATGGACCGGCTTCGGGCACGCAGGCTCCGCGCTGATCGGTCTGGCCATCGGCGTCAGCCTGATCGGCTGGTTCGGCATCCAGTCCGCGGTGTCGGCATCCGGTCTGCACGCGATCATGCCGTGGCTGCCGGAGTGGACGTGGGGGCTGCTCTTCGGCTTCCTCATCACGGCGATCGTGAGCCTCGGGTTCCACGGCATGCAGTGGGTGGCGAACATCGCCGTGCCGCTCTTCCTGATCCTGGTCGGCTGGGCGGTCATCACCGAGCTGCAGCGGCACGACATCGGCGAACTGGTGACGCAGCCGGCACCCGGTCCGCCTCTGTCCCTGCTCGCCGGGGCGTCGATCATCGCAGGCAGCTTCATCGTCGGCGCTCTCATCTCGCCGGACATGACCCGCTACAACCGGTCGACCGCCGACGTCGTCAAGCAGACCGTCGTGAGCATCACGGTCGGCGAATACCTGGTCGGACTCTCCGGAGTGCTGCTCGCCCATGCCGTGAAGACGGCCGACGTGTCGGCGATCCTGCTCTCGTCCGTCGGCTGGGTCGGGGTGCTGGTCATCGTCCTGGGCACCTTCAAGATCAACGACTGGAACCTGTACAGCTCCGGTCTCGGCGTCGTGAACTTCATCGACACGGTGTTCGGACGCCGTGTGAACCGCGCGGTCGTGACGATCGCGATCGGCCTCGTCGGATCGGTGCTCGCTGCATTCGGCATCCTGGGCTACTTCACCGACTTCCTCATCGTGCTCGGGGTCGCGTTCCCCCCGATCGTCGGCATCATGATCGCCGAGTACTTCGTGGTGAAGAACTGGCGTCGCGATCTCGACGAATCCAGGGAAGCCGGTGTCCTGCCGGCGCGTGCTCCGCGGTGGGTCCCGGTGTCGATCGGCATCTGGATCGTCTCGGCCCTCGTCGGCTACTTCGTCACCTGGGGTCTGGGATCGCTCAACGCCGTCATCACCGCGTTCGTGCTCTATGTCGTGCTCGGCAAGCTCGGCTGGATCCGCGGATACGGCTCGGCGGCCACAGAGCAGGCGATCACGGCTCCCCGCTCGGCGGACCGTGCGCTCTCCTGATCCCGATCGGACCGCCGGGATCGCCCGGCACACCCTCCCTGTCCTCCCAAAGTAAGGAATCACGATGAGAATCGGCATCGACGTCGGCGGCACCAACACGGACGCGGTCCTCATGGATGGCGACCGGGTGGTCGTCGGCATCAAGGAAGCGACGAGCAAGGATGTGACGGGCGGCATCGTCACGGCCATCGAAGGCCTCGATCGCCTGGCCCCCTTCGCTCGCGGTGACATCGAGGGGGTGATGATCGGGACGACTCATTTCATCAACGCCCTCATCGAGGCCAAGGGCCTCACGCCGACCGCCGCCGTTCGTCTCGCGCTGCCGGCCACCGCCTCGCTGCCGCCGTTCGTCGACTGGCCACAGCCTCTGATCACGGCGGTCTCGGGGACCGGCTACCTCGCGCACGGCGGGCATGAATTCGACGGACGCGTGATCGCGCCGCTCGATGAGGACGAGCTCAAGCGGCATGCGGCTGACATCCGTGCGCGCGGACTCCGGTCGGTCGCCATCAGCTCGGTCTTCGCCCCGGTCAATCCGGAGTTCGAGCTGCGTGCAGCGGAGATCCTCACGGCGGAGCTGGGACCCGATGTCGCGATATCCCTCTCGCATGAGATCGGACGGGTCGGGCTTCTCGAGCGCGAGAACGCGACCATCATCAATGCCGCGCTGAGAGAGCTCGCGGCGCACATCGTCGCCGGCCTGGAGAGGGCGGTGCGATCGCTCGGAATCGCCGCCCCGCTCTACCTGAGCCAGAACGACGGCACGCTCATGAGCGTCGACTTCGCTCGCAACTACCCCGTGGCCACATTCGCCTCGGGGCCGACCAACTCGATGCGCGGCGCCGCTCTGCTCTCGGGCCTCGAGACCTGTGCGGTCGTCGACATCGGGGGGACCACCAGCGACGTCGGCGTGCTGACAGCGGGCTTCCCGCGCGAGGCGACAGCGGAGATCTCGGTCGCCGGTGTGCGCACGAACTTCCGCATGCCGGACGTGTACTCGATCGGTATCGGCGGTGGTTCGCTCGTCCGCGACAACGGCCTGAGCATCGGCCCCGACTCGGTCGGCTATGAGCTCACCCGGCGCGCGCTGGTCTTCGGCG
It encodes the following:
- a CDS encoding bifunctional 4-hydroxy-2-oxoglutarate aldolase/2-dehydro-3-deoxy-phosphogluconate aldolase, which produces MSDRLDRARTTGILAVLRAPSAELALEASEAIIRGGVTGIEVTFSTPDAPAVIRELIARHGDAAYIGAGTVTTPEQAALAADAGAEFLVSPGTLPALTRSMIDTGRIVMTGAMTPTEVMGALELGVDVVKIFPASLGGPSYLGALRGPFPDAPLMPTGGVSPDNLAAWFAAGAVAVGAGGDLANGASIKASDWADIEQRAARFAAALATTRA
- a CDS encoding purine-cytosine permease family protein; this translates as MATSSVDDYSLSRVPASARVSWFAIATQRLGQLSALSSFVVAATLGFSMPFWDAMLAITIGAVILEVVCIFTGVIGQREGLNTSLLSRWTGFGHAGSALIGLAIGVSLIGWFGIQSAVSASGLHAIMPWLPEWTWGLLFGFLITAIVSLGFHGMQWVANIAVPLFLILVGWAVITELQRHDIGELVTQPAPGPPLSLLAGASIIAGSFIVGALISPDMTRYNRSTADVVKQTVVSITVGEYLVGLSGVLLAHAVKTADVSAILLSSVGWVGVLVIVLGTFKINDWNLYSSGLGVVNFIDTVFGRRVNRAVVTIAIGLVGSVLAAFGILGYFTDFLIVLGVAFPPIVGIMIAEYFVVKNWRRDLDESREAGVLPARAPRWVPVSIGIWIVSALVGYFVTWGLGSLNAVITAFVLYVVLGKLGWIRGYGSAATEQAITAPRSADRALS
- a CDS encoding hydantoinase/oxoprolinase N-terminal domain-containing protein, with the translated sequence MRIGIDVGGTNTDAVLMDGDRVVVGIKEATSKDVTGGIVTAIEGLDRLAPFARGDIEGVMIGTTHFINALIEAKGLTPTAAVRLALPATASLPPFVDWPQPLITAVSGTGYLAHGGHEFDGRVIAPLDEDELKRHAADIRARGLRSVAISSVFAPVNPEFELRAAEILTAELGPDVAISLSHEIGRVGLLERENATIINAALRELAAHIVAGLERAVRSLGIAAPLYLSQNDGTLMSVDFARNYPVATFASGPTNSMRGAALLSGLETCAVVDIGGTTSDVGVLTAGFPREATAEISVAGVRTNFRMPDVYSIGIGGGSLVRDNGLSIGPDSVGYELTRRALVFGGDTLTTTDIAVAAGYSDIGDRALVRHLDRSLVDNALATIVARVSDAVERMRTTVEPLPVVAVGGGSILLPEELPGLGAVRRPENFAVANAVGAAIAQVSGEVDRVFSVSESTRAARLDEARQEAVDRAVAAGARPSSVSIVDFDELPIPYLPGNAIRIRAKAVGDLDLRKATHV